A segment of the Devriesea agamarum genome:
ATCGGACCGACATAGGACACGCACAGGGCGGTTGCAAGCGCCGTACCGACCATAAAGCTCCAGCGCACGAAGGTCACCGGAATGCCCAGGGACATCGCGGATACATCCCCAAAGGCGAAGGCGTCGAGGATCCGAGCGAAAATCATCGCCACAAATGTGCACAGCGCAGCGGCAGCAAGGAGCACAATCGCCTGTGACCAGCGAACCCCCGTAAAAGCACCGAGGGTCCAAGCCATTGCTGAACGGGCTGCGTCGCGGGTTCCGACCACCATGATGAGCAGGGAGGTGGCTGCTCCACATAACTGACCGACGGCAACGCCTGCCAAAATGGTCCGTCCCGGTGGTAGCTGCCCCGACCGGCCGGTTGCCATCGCCAGGACCAACACCAATGCTCCGATAGCACCGATAAATGATGCCAATGCCATCAGGGTGGTTTGGGTAAAGGCGCTGGAAATGCCAAGCACGAGAACGGCGACCGCCCCAACGGATGCGCCATTGGAGATGCCCAGCAAATACGGGTCGGCCAGTTCATTACCGGTGAGGGTCTGTAACACGGCACCGCACAGAGCCAATATCACCCCGACAGTGACGGCTCCGAGAACCCTTGGCGCCCGCATGTCCCAGACGATCTGGTCCGTGAGCGGGGTGACGTTTCGCCCTTCACTCAGCCGCATCCGACGTGCTACTACGTCAATAACTTCGGTAAGTGACAGGTGCACCGACCCAATGGAGAGAACAATTAAGCAGCTGAGAGCTAGAGCGAACGCCAGGACGGCGAGCCAGATTCCAGTGCGAGTGCCGGCCTTCACCGGGCGGAAAGGGTGTGGAGGCCATCGCTGACAGCTTTGGCTCCGTCGACTAGGCGTGCTCCTGGGGTGGATTCGGCAAAGGGGATAACAATGAATGCCTTGGATTTCACCGCGGGTAGATTTTTCAGCACGGGGTCATTGGCAAGATAGTCCTGTTTTTTCTGTGCGCTATCCCAATCAGCGTCAGCGAAAACGATCACATCAGGGTTGGCTTTCACCACGTTTTCCCAGGACACGCTGGCCCATCCCTTATCGATATCGCCGAAAATATTCGTGGCACCCACCGCCGACATAATGAGCTGCGGGCCGCCGGCACCTGCCCCTGCGAACGGTGTTTTATCGCCGGAGTCGTACCAGAAAATCTTCTTCCCCTTACCGGCAGCGGTTTTTTCCACCGTAGCGAGGGTCTTTTTCTGTTCAGCAATCAAGTTTTTGGCGGCGTCCGGTTGGCCGAAGATCGCGCCGACGTCATTCAGCTCTCCCCAGACATTGTCGAAGGTTGCGTCGGCCTTTTTCCCGTCGGGGCAGGAGAACGGGCTGAGATAGGTTTTTATCCCTTTTTTAGCGAGATCTTCGCGGGTGCCGACTCCTTCTTTGTCGGTGAATGCGCTCGCATAGGATGCCAGGACCACATCGGGTGTCGCGGAGATCAGTTTCTCTTTGCTGGGATAGTTTTTGGCGAGCACGGGGACCGACTCGTACGCTGCCTTCCATTTTTCCGGCACGGGGCTGTCTAGATAGGCGGTTCCCACAAGGTGCTTGTGGAGGCCGAGGCTCAAAACCTCTTCCGTGGCGCCCTGGTTCACGGTGATTCCCCGTGTGGCCGGGCGATCAAAGTGCAAGGTCTGGCCACAATTTGTGAGGGTAAAGGCCTGAGCGTTTGCGGTGGTTGAGGTTGAAGATGAGGATGCGGATGGGGTTGAGGATTGTGGTGCTCCCGCGCACGCGGCGAGGCCAGTCATAGCGCTTAATGTGGCGACGAAGCAGAGAAGTCTCGTCGTGGGTCGTGGCTTAGCGAAAAAGTGCGACGGTGCCATGGGACGCTTTCTGTCACGAGTTCTCGGGGGGAGAACGAGAAGGCCTGGATACGGCAGTAGGTTAGGTGTGGCTTCTTGGGATTTTCCGAGA
Coding sequences within it:
- a CDS encoding FecCD family ABC transporter permease, whose amino-acid sequence is MKAGTRTGIWLAVLAFALALSCLIVLSIGSVHLSLTEVIDVVARRMRLSEGRNVTPLTDQIVWDMRAPRVLGAVTVGVILALCGAVLQTLTGNELADPYLLGISNGASVGAVAVLVLGISSAFTQTTLMALASFIGAIGALVLVLAMATGRSGQLPPGRTILAGVAVGQLCGAATSLLIMVVGTRDAARSAMAWTLGAFTGVRWSQAIVLLAAAALCTFVAMIFARILDAFAFGDVSAMSLGIPVTFVRWSFMVGTALATALCVSYVGPIGFVGLTVPHIVRLMVGPRHHFLLPTSAFAGALLMVWSDTAARSLAPGEEIPVGVVTAAVGAPVLVILLRRQARRS
- a CDS encoding ABC transporter substrate-binding protein, with amino-acid sequence MNQGATEEVLSLGLHKHLVGTAYLDSPVPEKWKAAYESVPVLAKNYPSKEKLISATPDVVLASYASAFTDKEGVGTREDLAKKGIKTYLSPFSCPDGKKADATFDNVWGELNDVGAIFGQPDAAKNLIAEQKKTLATVEKTAAGKGKKIFWYDSGDKTPFAGAGAGGPQLIMSAVGATNIFGDIDKGWASVSWENVVKANPDVIVFADADWDSAQKKQDYLANDPVLKNLPAVKSKAFIVIPFAESTPGARLVDGAKAVSDGLHTLSAR